A genomic window from Tolypothrix sp. PCC 7910 includes:
- a CDS encoding phosphomannose isomerase type II C-terminal cupin domain — protein sequence MTQNDSNIQSNTQPSSSHSGSRYWGHVELVEEGENYRISRVEIKPRHGIKPQIHYHRNEHWVVVSGVARVTCGEQELLLNRNESTYVPAATLHKVENPGSIPLVILEIQNGEYLGEDDTERPFDLNLVKSASEITNS from the coding sequence ATGACTCAGAATGACAGTAATATTCAGTCAAATACTCAGCCTTCTTCTTCCCATTCTGGTTCCAGATATTGGGGCCATGTAGAACTGGTAGAAGAAGGCGAAAACTATAGAATTAGTCGAGTAGAAATCAAACCTAGACATGGAATTAAACCACAAATCCATTATCATCGGAATGAACACTGGGTGGTAGTTTCTGGTGTTGCCAGGGTGACTTGTGGTGAACAAGAACTATTATTGAATCGTAATGAATCTACTTATGTTCCGGCTGCAACACTGCATAAGGTAGAAAATCCTGGATCTATTCCCCTAGTAATTTTGGAAATTCAAAACGGTGAGTATTTAGGGGAGGATGATACTGAGCGCCCTTTTGACCTAAATTTGGTGAAATCTGCCAGTGAAATTACTAATTCGTAA